In the genome of Victivallis lenta, one region contains:
- a CDS encoding GNAT family N-acetyltransferase: MMNSCDRRFMALALEQAEEAARAGEVPVGAVAVVGGKAVVSARNRVEERRSATAHAELELLHKLELLRGDWRMEDVTVYVTKEPCPMCAGALVNARVRRIVYGAADPRFGGCSVFGIPAHPGSLWKPEVTPEICAAEARNLLAAFFREARSAGRELPIRMRNGFDPEYAVQLNVLMREVFDFDFDFWFRRGMWSDKYESFSLIDAGRMVAHVGVSRMKLRVKGKEFFAIQLGGVATSPEARGQGYMRRLLGGVLRRYAETPVFLFANDSVSDFYPKFGFSAARTMRPVARLSIDNPFEPERCTPDAAAPLAGKRRFPSAVFDVLDCRELRCFHLFGGYADRLLRLGPGLAVAAEQCGDTLLLHELLCDRPVDWETLAARLPFRNIRRVEFGFPPDRLGVEFDWETPPEPEHLFLRGGWDLPENFCIPAFAVT, from the coding sequence ATGATGAATTCCTGCGACCGGCGGTTTATGGCGCTTGCGCTTGAGCAGGCGGAGGAGGCGGCGCGGGCCGGAGAGGTTCCGGTCGGCGCCGTCGCCGTCGTAGGCGGCAAGGCGGTCGTCTCCGCCCGCAACCGGGTCGAGGAGCGCAGAAGCGCAACCGCCCACGCCGAGCTTGAGCTGCTGCACAAGCTTGAACTGCTGCGCGGCGACTGGCGCATGGAGGACGTGACGGTCTATGTCACGAAGGAGCCTTGCCCGATGTGCGCCGGCGCGCTGGTCAACGCCCGGGTGCGCCGCATCGTCTACGGAGCCGCGGACCCGCGCTTCGGCGGCTGCTCCGTGTTCGGGATTCCGGCCCACCCCGGTTCCCTCTGGAAACCCGAAGTCACGCCGGAAATCTGCGCCGCCGAAGCGCGGAATCTGCTCGCGGCCTTCTTCCGCGAAGCGCGTTCGGCCGGGCGGGAGCTGCCGATCCGGATGCGGAACGGCTTCGACCCGGAATATGCCGTGCAGCTGAATGTCCTGATGCGCGAGGTGTTCGACTTCGACTTCGATTTCTGGTTCCGGCGCGGCATGTGGAGCGACAAGTACGAGAGTTTCTCCCTGATCGACGCCGGGCGCATGGTCGCCCATGTCGGCGTCTCGCGCATGAAGCTGCGCGTGAAGGGGAAAGAGTTTTTTGCGATTCAGCTCGGCGGAGTGGCCACTTCTCCGGAAGCGCGCGGGCAGGGATATATGAGGCGGCTGCTCGGCGGCGTCCTGCGGCGCTATGCGGAGACGCCGGTTTTTCTGTTCGCGAACGATTCCGTGTCGGACTTCTACCCGAAGTTCGGATTTTCTGCGGCGCGTACGATGCGGCCGGTTGCGCGGTTGTCGATCGACAACCCGTTCGAACCGGAGAGATGCACGCCGGACGCGGCTGCCCCGCTGGCCGGAAAACGGCGTTTCCCGTCCGCCGTGTTCGATGTGCTCGACTGCCGGGAGCTGCGCTGCTTTCATCTCTTCGGCGGATATGCGGACCGGCTGCTGCGGCTCGGCCCCGGTCTCGCCGTCGCGGCGGAGCAGTGCGGGGACACGCTGCTGCTGCATGAGCTTCTCTGCGACCGTCCGGTCGACTGGGAGACGCTGGCGGCGCGCCTGCCGTTCCGGAATATCCGGCGGGTGGAATTCGGTTTCCCTCCGGACCGGCTCGGCGTCGAATTCGACTGGGAGACGCCGCCCGAACCGGAGCATCTCTTTCTGCGCGGCGGCTGGGATCTGCCGGAGAATTTCTGCATTCCCGCATTCGCCGTCACCTGA
- a CDS encoding ammonium transporter, with the protein MMHKLKTVSILALLGAAATLPAEEAAATAPATAAEALFYIDNLWVLIGGMLVFLMHLGFATVESGLCRAKNCTNILFKNTLVPAIGFITYAIMGFSLMYPGEAWQVGRVLGFAGFGMGADPDATIAQAMAYNGHFTYWSDFFFQGMFAATAATIVSGAVAERVKVSSFLIFTFFYVMFVYPVIGSWGWGGGWLADLNFHDFAGSTFVHSVGGWGALAGVLLLGPRIGKYVNGKAMPIMGHSMPLATIGVFCLWLGWFGFNGGSILSAEPTKISFVLVTTMFGASAGVIGALVCSSVLLHKPDLSMTLNGCLAGLVAITAGADCVSPTSAIIIGLVGGVIVVPSVLMFDKLQLDDPVGALSVHLVNGIWGTLAVGIFAFPDAGYSFLAQLTGVLAVGAVAFPSALLIFYAIRKTMGLRVSEEEELRGLDLGEHGMEAYPGFQFFSNQ; encoded by the coding sequence AAAACAGTTTCCATCCTCGCCCTCCTCGGAGCGGCGGCGACGCTTCCGGCGGAGGAGGCTGCCGCGACCGCACCCGCAACCGCCGCGGAGGCTCTGTTCTACATCGACAACCTCTGGGTGCTGATCGGCGGCATGCTGGTCTTTCTGATGCACCTCGGTTTCGCGACGGTCGAATCCGGCCTCTGCCGGGCGAAGAACTGCACGAACATCCTCTTCAAGAACACGCTGGTTCCGGCGATCGGTTTCATCACCTACGCGATCATGGGCTTTTCGCTCATGTATCCGGGCGAAGCCTGGCAGGTCGGCAGGGTGCTCGGCTTCGCCGGCTTCGGCATGGGCGCCGATCCCGACGCGACCATCGCACAGGCGATGGCCTACAACGGTCATTTCACCTACTGGAGCGATTTCTTCTTCCAGGGCATGTTCGCCGCGACCGCCGCGACCATCGTCTCCGGAGCGGTGGCGGAGCGCGTGAAGGTCAGCAGCTTCCTCATCTTCACGTTCTTCTATGTCATGTTCGTCTACCCGGTGATCGGCTCCTGGGGCTGGGGAGGCGGCTGGCTGGCCGATCTGAACTTCCATGACTTCGCCGGCTCCACCTTCGTCCACAGCGTCGGCGGCTGGGGCGCGCTCGCCGGCGTGCTGCTGCTCGGGCCCCGTATCGGCAAATACGTGAACGGCAAGGCGATGCCGATCATGGGACACAGCATGCCGCTGGCGACGATCGGCGTATTCTGCCTGTGGCTCGGCTGGTTCGGGTTCAACGGCGGCTCCATCCTCTCGGCCGAACCGACCAAGATCTCTTTCGTCCTCGTGACCACAATGTTCGGCGCCTCCGCCGGAGTCATCGGCGCGCTGGTCTGCAGCTCGGTGCTGCTGCACAAGCCGGATCTCTCCATGACGCTGAACGGATGCCTGGCCGGACTCGTGGCGATCACGGCGGGCGCGGACTGCGTAAGCCCGACCAGCGCAATCATCATCGGGCTCGTCGGCGGCGTCATCGTCGTGCCTTCCGTCCTCATGTTCGACAAACTGCAGCTCGACGACCCGGTCGGCGCGCTCTCCGTCCACCTCGTGAACGGCATCTGGGGAACACTCGCGGTCGGCATCTTCGCCTTCCCCGACGCCGGTTACAGCTTCCTCGCCCAGCTGACCGGCGTGCTCGCGGTCGGAGCGGTCGCCTTTCCGTCAGCCCTGCTGATCTTCTACGCGATCAGAAAAACCATGGGGCTGCGGGTCAGCGAAGAGGAGGAACTGCGCGGCCTCGACCTCGGAGAACACGGCATGGAAGCCTATCCCGGATTCCAGTTCTTCAGCAATCAGTAA